Proteins encoded by one window of Lacipirellulaceae bacterium:
- a CDS encoding 5-(carboxyamino)imidazole ribonucleotide synthase, with protein MSEDKKSILPGATIGVFGSGQLGRMLAHTATRMGYRVRVFAPESRLLKEPSPAGGVAQWQTVAEYDDLEAVAEFARSVDVVTLEFENIPSATVKTAETHAFVRPSAHVLHTTQERLREKTFLRESGIPCTPFAPITNEEELTAAAEQIGLPAIIKTSAWGYDGKGQSRVSTSEELAAAWEAMGRQSAILEGLVDFECEFSMLVARNPNGEVQTCGPLQNDHANHILDVTTLPAASASEPLAALATEAAEIARSVAEQLDAIGLICVEFFLTTDGRILVNEIAPRPHNSGHLTIEACLSSQFEQQVRAVCNVPLGSFDRIGPCSAMANLLGDLWFQDGSRREPNWTAVLAHPQLRLHLYGKAEPRPGRKMGHITALADSPTEAEQLVREARKALAS; from the coding sequence ATGAGTGAAGACAAGAAGTCAATCCTCCCCGGCGCCACGATTGGCGTCTTCGGCAGCGGCCAGCTGGGGCGCATGCTCGCGCACACCGCCACACGCATGGGCTATCGCGTCCGCGTGTTTGCACCTGAAAGCCGGCTCCTCAAAGAACCTTCTCCCGCAGGCGGTGTTGCCCAGTGGCAAACGGTCGCCGAGTACGACGATCTTGAAGCTGTCGCGGAATTCGCTCGAAGCGTGGATGTCGTAACGCTCGAGTTCGAGAACATTCCTTCCGCCACCGTCAAAACGGCAGAAACTCACGCGTTTGTCAGGCCCAGTGCTCACGTTCTGCATACCACGCAAGAGCGACTCCGCGAGAAGACCTTCCTGCGTGAATCGGGAATTCCCTGCACGCCGTTCGCTCCCATCACCAACGAAGAAGAGCTTACCGCTGCAGCCGAGCAGATCGGTCTCCCAGCAATCATTAAGACGAGCGCTTGGGGATACGACGGCAAGGGACAATCGCGGGTCAGTACGTCCGAAGAACTTGCCGCAGCCTGGGAAGCCATGGGTCGCCAGTCGGCGATTCTCGAAGGCTTGGTCGATTTTGAATGTGAGTTCTCGATGCTCGTGGCGCGCAATCCCAACGGCGAAGTCCAAACTTGCGGCCCGCTGCAAAACGACCACGCTAATCATATCCTCGACGTCACCACGCTTCCCGCAGCCTCAGCCAGTGAGCCACTCGCGGCCTTAGCCACAGAAGCCGCTGAAATCGCTCGAAGTGTCGCTGAACAGCTCGACGCAATCGGCCTCATCTGCGTCGAGTTCTTCCTGACGACCGACGGCAGAATCCTCGTCAATGAAATAGCGCCCCGCCCGCACAACTCGGGCCACTTGACCATCGAAGCGTGCCTCAGCTCTCAGTTCGAGCAACAAGTCCGCGCGGTCTGCAACGTACCGCTGGGCTCGTTTGATCGAATCGGCCCCTGCTCGGCCATGGCCAACCTCCTGGGTGACCTGTGGTTCCAAGACGGCTCCCGTCGCGAGCCCAACTGGACGGCGGTGCTCGCCCATCCGCAACTGAGGCTCCACCTTTACGGCAAGGCAGAGCCTCGCCCAGGACGGAAGATGGGGCATATCACCGCACTAGCGGATTCGCCGACGGAGGCCGAACAACTGGTGCGTGAGGCGCGCAAAGCGTTGGCGAGTTAG
- the purE gene encoding 5-(carboxyamino)imidazole ribonucleotide mutase: MPDSSAQVAQPQVGLIMGSQSDWETMQAGADILEEFGVAHEREIVSAHRTPQWMVEYATAAEKRNLQVIIAGAGGAAHLPGMVASMTTLPVLGVPVQSKALNGLDSLLSIAQMPGGVPVGTLAIGIAGAKNAGLLAVRILAISDPKLREKLQSYQDKQTQTVRETKLPE, translated from the coding sequence ATGCCTGATAGCTCAGCTCAAGTCGCACAACCTCAGGTTGGCCTGATCATGGGCAGCCAAAGTGATTGGGAAACCATGCAGGCCGGGGCTGATATCCTTGAGGAGTTTGGTGTCGCCCACGAGCGGGAGATCGTTTCCGCGCATCGCACGCCTCAGTGGATGGTCGAGTACGCCACCGCAGCCGAGAAAAGAAATCTCCAGGTGATCATCGCCGGAGCTGGCGGGGCGGCCCACTTGCCGGGAATGGTCGCCTCGATGACTACGCTGCCTGTGCTGGGCGTGCCGGTGCAGAGCAAGGCACTCAATGGGCTCGACTCGCTGCTCTCGATTGCCCAAATGCCAGGGGGCGTTCCGGTGGGGACGCTTGCCATCGGTATCGCCGGGGCTAAGAACGCCGGGCTGTTGGCGGTGCGAATCCTGGCGATCTCGGATCCGAAGCTCCGCGAGAAGCTGCAAAGCTACCAGGACAAGCAAACTCAAACAGTACGTGAGACAAAGCTGCCCGAATAA
- a CDS encoding VOC family protein: MKQHLTHVSLLVRDYDEAIEFFTGKLDFIVTEDTPVPEQSKRWVTVRPPGEGQASLVLARAADRNQKSFIGNQAGGRVFLFLSTDDFWRDYQLMVERGIVFVRDPVEHDYGTVAVFKDLYGNLWDLIQHK; encoded by the coding sequence ATGAAGCAACATCTGACCCATGTTTCGCTGCTGGTTCGCGACTACGACGAAGCAATCGAGTTCTTTACCGGGAAACTTGATTTCATCGTGACGGAAGATACCCCTGTTCCTGAGCAATCGAAAAGGTGGGTGACGGTACGGCCACCCGGCGAGGGGCAGGCATCCTTGGTTCTTGCCCGGGCGGCTGACAGAAATCAGAAATCCTTCATCGGGAACCAGGCCGGTGGTCGGGTGTTCCTGTTTCTCTCAACCGATGACTTTTGGAGAGATTACCAGCTCATGGTTGAGCGGGGAATTGTTTTCGTTCGGGATCCTGTCGAACACGATTACGGCACGGTGGCCGTATTCAAAGACCTGTACGGAAACCTGTGGGATCTGATTCAGCATAAGTGA